A genomic segment from Desulfonatronum lacustre DSM 10312 encodes:
- the sqr gene encoding type III sulfide quinone reductase, selenoprotein subtype has product MKKLLILGSGSGGTMVATKMREKLPEKEWEITVIDRDWEHHYQAGWLFVPFGVYTLDDCKKPKADFIPKGVKLVMDSIESIDPAKKVVTCKNGKYTYDWVVVATGCRIAPEEVEGMMDDWGGNIQNFYTPDGAVALFKKWKNMKEGRIVHHISEMPIKCPVAPLEFVYLADWFFTINGVRENIEIELVTPLTGAFTKPVAAQILGKVCEDKNIKVTPNFVVDNVNVGKKAIESVSGEEVPYDLLVAIPPNFGQQVIIDSGMGDAMGYVDTDKHTLKAKNFENMYVIGDATNVPTSKAGSVAHYQSDIVVDNLIREMEGEEPRPDFDGHSTCFIVSGYEQAYLIDFNYEVQPLPGKYPFPGVGPFSLLGESHMNYWGKMMFKWVYFDLMLKGSELPLEPQMFMAGKMRHLAKA; this is encoded by the coding sequence ATGAAAAAATTGCTCATTCTTGGTTCCGGCTCCGGTGGAACCATGGTTGCCACGAAGATGCGCGAAAAGCTTCCGGAAAAGGAGTGGGAGATCACGGTCATCGACCGCGATTGGGAACACCACTACCAGGCCGGATGGCTCTTCGTCCCCTTCGGCGTCTATACCCTGGACGATTGCAAGAAGCCCAAGGCCGACTTCATTCCCAAGGGCGTCAAGCTGGTCATGGATTCCATCGAGTCCATCGACCCGGCGAAAAAGGTCGTCACATGCAAGAACGGCAAGTACACCTACGACTGGGTGGTCGTGGCCACGGGGTGTCGCATCGCGCCGGAAGAAGTTGAAGGCATGATGGACGACTGGGGCGGAAACATCCAGAACTTCTACACTCCGGACGGCGCGGTGGCTCTGTTCAAGAAGTGGAAGAACATGAAGGAAGGGCGCATCGTCCATCATATTTCCGAGATGCCCATCAAATGTCCGGTAGCCCCGTTGGAGTTCGTCTACCTCGCCGACTGGTTCTTCACCATCAACGGCGTGCGTGAGAACATCGAAATCGAGCTGGTCACCCCCCTCACCGGCGCCTTCACCAAGCCCGTGGCCGCACAGATCCTGGGCAAGGTCTGCGAGGACAAGAACATCAAGGTCACGCCGAACTTCGTGGTGGACAACGTCAACGTGGGTAAGAAGGCCATTGAATCCGTCTCCGGCGAAGAAGTGCCCTACGACCTGCTGGTGGCCATTCCCCCAAACTTCGGCCAGCAGGTGATCATTGATTCAGGTATGGGCGACGCCATGGGCTACGTGGATACGGACAAGCACACGTTGAAGGCCAAGAACTTCGAAAACATGTACGTCATCGGCGACGCCACCAACGTACCCACCTCCAAGGCCGGCAGCGTGGCCCACTACCAGTCCGACATCGTGGTGGATAACCTGATCCGGGAAATGGAAGGCGAGGAACCGCGTCCGGACTTTGACGGCCACTCCACCTGCTTCATCGTCTCCGGGTACGAGCAGGCCTATCTGATCGACTTCAACTACGAGGTCCAGCCGCTTCCGGGCAAGTACCCCTTCCCCGGGGTCGGCCCGTTCTCCCTGCTCGGCGAATCGCACATGAACTACTGGGGCAAGATGATGTTCAAGTGGGTCTATTTCGACCTGATGCTCAAGGGCAGTGAACTGCCCCTGGAGCCGCAGATGTTCATGGCCGGAAAAATGCGCCACTTGGCCAAAGCCTAA
- a CDS encoding (Fe-S)-binding protein, translating into MSIDSRALSRVLADKAGARLEMWLSICSRCGMCAEGCHYYASNPRPEHVPAYRIKPLLNLYKRRGRVDAAVLEALRDVCYGTCTMCQRCTMYCPHGIGIASLVHAARGVAVAMGLTPPGLAKGLENALEFGNNLGVTEEDFLETVEWQLEELQEEMPGARAPMDKEGADYLLTFHPRDIKFYPQNLFNYLKLYNATGIDFTLSSKAWDSTNLGLFAGDVAKASRLAANVADTAEKLKAKAVITAEUGHSMKALGFEAPYWLGRKFSFEAMPPIKVWAECLHAGTLKLKSGFHEAPVTFQDSCNFIRNAGMFQQSRDLMSVVAADFREMHPHGNATYCCGNGGGQGLMPEYKQAKIAALKAKADCIRATGAQVVVVACHNCEDGIHETCKNYDLDAKVELFSAYLAEAVDVPEAD; encoded by the coding sequence ATGAGCATCGATTCTCGGGCCCTTTCCCGCGTCCTGGCCGACAAGGCCGGAGCACGGCTGGAAATGTGGCTGTCCATTTGTTCCCGGTGCGGGATGTGCGCGGAGGGGTGCCATTACTACGCATCCAATCCCAGGCCGGAGCATGTTCCGGCTTACCGCATCAAGCCGCTGCTGAACCTGTACAAGAGGCGCGGTCGAGTGGACGCCGCTGTGCTCGAAGCGTTGCGCGACGTCTGCTACGGCACCTGCACCATGTGCCAGCGCTGCACCATGTACTGCCCGCACGGCATCGGCATCGCCTCCCTGGTCCACGCGGCACGGGGCGTGGCCGTGGCCATGGGTCTGACTCCGCCCGGTCTGGCCAAGGGGCTGGAGAACGCCCTGGAATTCGGCAACAACCTCGGGGTGACCGAGGAAGATTTTCTGGAAACCGTGGAGTGGCAACTGGAGGAGCTTCAGGAGGAAATGCCCGGGGCTCGGGCGCCCATGGACAAAGAGGGCGCGGACTACCTGTTGACCTTTCATCCGCGGGACATCAAGTTCTATCCGCAAAATCTCTTCAACTATCTCAAGCTTTACAACGCCACTGGGATCGATTTCACCCTGTCCTCCAAGGCCTGGGACTCGACCAACCTCGGGCTTTTCGCCGGGGACGTGGCCAAGGCGTCCAGGCTGGCAGCCAACGTGGCGGACACGGCCGAAAAACTCAAGGCCAAGGCGGTGATCACCGCGGAGTGAGGGCACTCCATGAAGGCCCTCGGGTTCGAGGCGCCATACTGGTTGGGCAGAAAATTTTCCTTCGAGGCCATGCCGCCGATCAAGGTCTGGGCGGAGTGCCTGCATGCCGGAACGCTCAAGCTGAAATCCGGTTTTCATGAAGCTCCGGTCACGTTTCAGGATTCCTGCAATTTTATCCGCAACGCTGGCATGTTCCAGCAATCCAGGGATTTGATGTCCGTGGTGGCCGCGGACTTTCGGGAGATGCACCCCCACGGCAACGCGACGTACTGCTGCGGCAACGGCGGCGGTCAGGGGCTGATGCCGGAATACAAGCAGGCCAAGATCGCCGCGCTCAAGGCCAAGGCCGACTGCATCCGGGCCACGGGGGCTCAGGTGGTCGTGGTGGCCTGCCACAACTGCGAGGACGGAATTCACGAAACCTGCAAAAACTATGACCTGGACGCCAAGGTCGAGCTGTTCAGCGCCTATCTGGCGGAGGCGGTTGACGTGCCCGAGGCGGATTGA
- a CDS encoding DUF1641 domain-containing protein, translating into MSKEDLILKRLDEIEAKVALVHDRAVAAQNLRHELQPIMNDAFKVMLHELGDIETGFQLEDLFDMVKTTMRNVKNLTYMMKQMENIIDLWHTSEPLLKHTVPKAIAYLDDLEQKGVFRTYQAMLSLRAKVAQEYGPEQIEEMGDAFVFLIGMLNKFKDPKVREMIEKASDAFTSMDLKDCEPCGMFGMMKAMSSPEAKQGLGVMLEMTKTLGKLK; encoded by the coding sequence ATGTCCAAAGAAGACCTCATCCTCAAACGCCTTGACGAGATCGAGGCGAAGGTGGCCTTGGTGCATGATCGCGCCGTGGCCGCCCAGAACCTCAGGCATGAGCTGCAGCCCATCATGAACGACGCGTTCAAGGTCATGCTCCACGAGTTGGGCGATATCGAGACCGGCTTCCAACTGGAAGATCTCTTCGATATGGTCAAAACCACCATGCGCAACGTCAAGAACCTGACCTACATGATGAAGCAGATGGAAAACATCATCGATCTCTGGCACACTTCCGAACCCTTGTTAAAGCACACGGTACCCAAGGCCATCGCCTATCTCGACGACTTGGAACAAAAGGGCGTCTTCCGCACCTACCAGGCCATGCTCTCCTTGCGTGCCAAGGTGGCCCAGGAATACGGCCCCGAACAGATCGAGGAAATGGGCGACGCCTTCGTGTTCCTGATCGGCATGTTGAACAAGTTCAAGGATCCCAAAGTCCGGGAGATGATCGAAAAGGCTTCCGACGCGTTCACCTCCATGGACCTGAAAGACTGCGAACCTTGCGGCATGTTCGGCATGATGAAGGCCATGTCCAGTCCGGAAGCCAAACAAGGCCTGGGCGTGATGCTCGAAATGACCAAGACCCTTGGCAAGCTGAAATAG
- the tmcC gene encoding TmcC family electron transfer complex membrane anchor subunit: MYGLYNFVTGPLVWASFAIFILGSIYRLVSMYALAKKKDAVSLAYMDWKFSFRSIFNWLIPFNALGWKKNPVLTVVTYVFHICLLATPILLSAHIILIEESWGVSWWTLSDSTADIMTILVIVACAFFAGRRLYQKDVRFLTTGQDWLILTIAALPFITGFLAYHQLFNYQVLIIAHVLAGNIMIAAIPFTRLSHMFFSVFTRAYMGSEFGGIRKAKDW; the protein is encoded by the coding sequence ATGTACGGCCTATACAACTTCGTCACCGGACCCCTGGTCTGGGCGTCCTTCGCCATCTTCATTCTCGGGTCCATCTATCGCCTGGTTTCCATGTACGCCCTGGCCAAAAAGAAGGACGCCGTCTCCCTGGCCTACATGGACTGGAAATTCTCTTTCCGATCCATCTTCAACTGGTTGATTCCCTTCAACGCCCTGGGCTGGAAAAAGAACCCGGTCCTGACCGTGGTCACGTACGTGTTCCACATCTGCCTGCTGGCCACGCCCATCCTGCTCTCGGCTCACATCATCCTGATCGAGGAATCCTGGGGCGTCAGCTGGTGGACTCTTTCCGATTCCACCGCGGACATCATGACCATCCTGGTCATCGTTGCCTGCGCGTTTTTCGCCGGACGCCGCCTGTACCAGAAGGACGTCCGCTTTCTGACCACCGGCCAGGACTGGCTTATTCTGACCATCGCGGCCCTGCCCTTCATTACCGGCTTTCTGGCCTATCACCAGCTCTTCAACTACCAGGTGCTGATCATCGCCCACGTGCTGGCCGGCAACATCATGATCGCCGCGATTCCGTTCACCCGCCTCAGCCACATGTTCTTCTCGGTGTTCACCCGCGCTTACATGGGCTCCGAGTTCGGCGGGATCCGCAAAGCCAAAGACTGGTAG
- the tmcB gene encoding electron transfer complex ferredoxin TmcB — protein MGIQDRLIEDVGLREGVSRLTEDKIQKTVNAVIQGETGARLKAYAEICLRCGMCTEACHFYLSHDQDPSYAPAAKVKQTIGTLLANSGRVSPDQIYNMAQIAYSECNLCRRCVHFCPVGVDTAYMMITMRRICHKLGVTPQYIQDTAHSHSATFNQMWVKDDEWTDTLQWQEDEARDEFPDLRIPLDKEGADVYYSVIAPEPKFRTQLIYQAAAILHTAKIDWTMPAEPGWDNSDMCMFTGDFEMMGRLKRKHFESAQKLKVKRIVMGECGHAFRSVYDVGNRWAGWKHYPVPVVHSVEFFWELLTQGKIKLVSKYPGPVTLQDPCNIVRGRGLGDKLREVIRILVDGEIVETASNREHNLCCSAGGGVINCGPPFKNARVAACKAKADQLRATGVKTIIAPCHNCHGGLDDTVHKYELGMEIKFLGDIIYQCMERPET, from the coding sequence ATGGGCATTCAAGACAGACTGATCGAGGACGTGGGGCTCCGCGAAGGGGTTTCGCGTCTGACCGAAGACAAGATCCAGAAGACCGTCAACGCGGTGATTCAGGGCGAGACCGGGGCGCGACTCAAGGCCTACGCCGAGATCTGCCTGCGTTGCGGGATGTGCACCGAGGCCTGTCACTTCTATCTTTCCCACGACCAGGACCCCTCCTACGCCCCGGCGGCCAAGGTCAAACAGACCATCGGCACGCTGCTGGCCAACAGCGGGAGGGTCAGTCCGGATCAAATCTACAACATGGCTCAGATCGCCTACTCGGAATGCAACCTTTGTCGGCGCTGCGTTCATTTCTGTCCCGTGGGCGTGGACACGGCCTACATGATGATCACCATGCGCCGGATCTGTCACAAGCTGGGGGTCACCCCGCAGTACATTCAGGACACGGCCCACAGCCATTCCGCCACCTTCAACCAGATGTGGGTCAAGGACGATGAATGGACCGACACCTTGCAGTGGCAGGAGGACGAGGCCCGGGACGAGTTTCCGGATCTGCGCATTCCCTTGGACAAGGAAGGCGCGGACGTCTACTACTCGGTCATCGCTCCGGAGCCGAAATTCCGAACCCAGCTCATCTACCAGGCCGCGGCCATCCTGCACACGGCCAAAATCGACTGGACCATGCCCGCGGAGCCGGGCTGGGACAACTCGGACATGTGCATGTTCACCGGAGACTTCGAGATGATGGGTCGGCTGAAACGCAAGCACTTCGAGTCCGCCCAGAAGCTGAAGGTCAAGCGGATCGTCATGGGCGAATGCGGCCATGCCTTCCGCTCGGTTTACGACGTGGGCAACCGCTGGGCCGGATGGAAGCACTACCCCGTGCCCGTGGTCCACTCCGTGGAGTTTTTCTGGGAACTGCTGACTCAGGGCAAGATCAAGCTGGTCTCCAAATACCCCGGCCCGGTCACCCTCCAGGACCCCTGCAACATCGTCCGCGGCCGGGGGCTGGGCGACAAACTGCGGGAAGTGATCCGCATCCTGGTGGACGGCGAGATCGTGGAGACGGCCTCCAACCGGGAGCACAATCTGTGCTGCTCCGCCGGCGGCGGGGTGATCAACTGCGGCCCGCCCTTCAAGAACGCTCGGGTCGCGGCCTGCAAGGCCAAGGCGGACCAACTCCGGGCCACCGGCGTCAAGACCATCATCGCCCCCTGCCACAACTGCCACGGCGGCCTGGACGACACGGTGCATAAGTACGAGCTGGGCATGGAGATCAAGTTCCTGGGAGACATCATCTACCAATGCATGGAACGCCCGGAGACGTAA
- a CDS encoding hybrid sensor histidine kinase/response regulator, with the protein MSESLLPSGPSSETLSVLIVDDEQDIREMLEILLQELGFTTHLAADGVKALEAFNRHQPHIVLTDIKMPGKDGIGVLREIKAARPETEVIMISGHGDMHLAIQSLKHDAADFITKPIDEELLEIALGKVSERIGLRRQVREHTENLEALVREKSAALVEMERKLAATQIMEGMGRALTILAGDPASGDYFPELPFHVAIHDGNCQVVTTNEGYRDRFGDRSGLASCGAYERCGESGWKSPVREAAEARASIHRHETMVATDGTVVPVMTHVSPVIGAAGELELLLEIAVDVSEIRRLQKELSRTQRKFEYFFNMVPCAISVQDRELRVVEANATFRRDFGDPAGRACHELYKHRDAPCDDCPVLASFADNAPHQYETVVATRGGEQRNILVWTAPLADSDGTVNHVLEVSTDITQIRQLQDHLASLGIMLGSMSHGVKGLLMAIDGGAYRVDKGLEKGDLPRVAAGWKTVRHRLDHMRRTVMDILYYSKSREPNLAPHPLHGVAEHLAETVSAKASKSEIIFLTDFSQADGQILIDDVAFYSAMANILENAVDACLFNRDAAEHRIGFHVARADGHAVFTIRDNGIGMDRETMDNMFTLFFSSKGALGTGIGMFVSHEIITGHGGTITVDSAPGKGTTFRITLPLAQPSVSEDEPTSDHASPLS; encoded by the coding sequence GTGAGTGAATCACTTCTCCCTTCCGGTCCGTCATCCGAGACCTTGTCCGTCCTGATCGTGGACGACGAGCAGGATATCCGCGAAATGCTGGAGATCCTGCTCCAGGAACTCGGATTCACGACCCATCTCGCCGCCGACGGGGTCAAGGCCTTGGAAGCGTTTAACCGCCACCAGCCCCATATCGTGCTCACGGACATCAAGATGCCCGGCAAGGACGGCATCGGCGTGCTCCGGGAGATCAAGGCCGCGCGCCCGGAAACCGAGGTAATCATGATTTCCGGCCACGGCGACATGCATCTGGCCATTCAAAGCCTCAAGCACGACGCCGCGGACTTCATCACCAAGCCCATCGACGAAGAGCTGCTGGAAATCGCCCTGGGCAAGGTTTCGGAACGGATTGGCCTGCGGCGTCAGGTACGCGAACATACGGAAAATCTGGAAGCCCTGGTCCGCGAAAAATCCGCGGCCCTGGTGGAAATGGAGCGTAAGCTGGCCGCGACGCAGATCATGGAAGGCATGGGCCGGGCCTTGACCATCCTGGCCGGAGACCCTGCTTCCGGAGACTATTTTCCGGAATTGCCGTTCCATGTCGCCATTCATGACGGCAACTGCCAAGTCGTGACCACCAACGAAGGCTATCGCGACCGCTTCGGCGACCGCTCCGGGCTGGCCAGTTGCGGCGCGTACGAACGTTGCGGCGAGTCGGGATGGAAAAGTCCGGTGCGCGAGGCCGCCGAGGCCCGGGCCAGCATCCATCGCCACGAGACCATGGTTGCCACGGACGGAACCGTGGTGCCGGTGATGACCCATGTCTCTCCGGTCATCGGCGCGGCGGGCGAACTGGAACTGTTGCTGGAAATCGCCGTGGACGTCTCGGAAATACGCCGCCTCCAGAAAGAACTGTCCCGCACCCAGCGCAAATTCGAATATTTCTTCAACATGGTGCCCTGCGCCATCAGCGTCCAGGACCGCGAACTGCGCGTCGTGGAGGCCAACGCCACCTTTCGCCGGGACTTCGGCGACCCCGCGGGCCGGGCCTGCCACGAACTGTACAAGCACCGCGACGCTCCCTGCGACGACTGTCCGGTCCTGGCCAGTTTCGCCGACAACGCCCCGCACCAGTACGAAACCGTGGTCGCCACCCGCGGCGGCGAGCAGCGCAACATTCTGGTCTGGACCGCGCCCCTGGCCGATAGTGACGGCACGGTGAACCACGTCCTGGAAGTTTCCACGGACATCACCCAGATTCGCCAATTGCAGGACCATCTCGCTTCCCTGGGCATCATGCTCGGCTCCATGTCCCACGGCGTCAAAGGCCTGCTCATGGCCATCGACGGCGGGGCCTATCGGGTGGACAAGGGTCTGGAAAAGGGTGACTTGCCACGTGTCGCCGCGGGTTGGAAAACCGTTCGCCACAGACTGGACCACATGCGCCGGACCGTGATGGACATTTTGTATTACTCCAAGTCCCGCGAACCAAACCTCGCCCCGCACCCTCTGCACGGCGTGGCCGAACATTTGGCCGAAACCGTTTCCGCCAAGGCGAGCAAGTCGGAGATCATCTTTCTAACGGACTTTTCCCAAGCGGACGGCCAAATCCTGATCGACGACGTCGCGTTTTACTCGGCCATGGCCAATATTCTGGAAAACGCCGTGGACGCCTGCCTGTTCAACCGTGACGCGGCGGAACACCGAATCGGTTTTCACGTCGCTCGAGCCGACGGCCACGCCGTCTTCACCATCCGGGACAACGGCATCGGCATGGACCGGGAGACCATGGACAACATGTTCACCCTGTTCTTCTCCTCCAAGGGCGCTCTGGGCACGGGCATCGGCATGTTCGTCTCCCATGAGATCATCACCGGGCACGGCGGAACCATCACCGTGGACTCCGCCCCGGGAAAAGGAACCACGTTCCGAATCACGCTTCCCCTGGCTCAACCTTCGGTTTCCGAGGACGAGCCGACCAGCGACCATGCCTCACCCCTCTCCTGA
- the tmcD gene encoding electron transfer complex subunit TmcD → MQDAASSWDWQPGERVILDSTTCGVAHQWQEEPYVAPDGESLAAVVRLEDDTFSMCVNGKTWESAFEKLWKPGFSPDGRLVVIAQQDGEWTLAVDGEPWEEFYAYLWHPCFSADGSVIAAAIQNDGQYGMSVNGAVWANLFDNANEYAVSADGQGTAAVIQTEAMAAADLVAFRRGVYTVAVNGEAWKKTFMNVWTPTFDSQGRKVAAQVRLNLYEYSIAVDDAVWGQTYNCVWEPRFNPATGAVVAPVRIAGAWGMAQDGKTIWEPNFFQCWHQQFSADGKTLAAIVAPTFGAFTVAVNAKPWSATFPVLLDLTLSADGKRAAVLANNNNIDWRIVVDGSPWSGTYDMAWKPVFSADGTHVAAKVEKAGRHAVFVDGKAYKRDFDRVWAPVFSPDGSKVLIRAVDKGAFVRIVATLSDFSSRG, encoded by the coding sequence ATGCAAGATGCTGCATCATCCTGGGATTGGCAGCCGGGTGAGCGGGTCATTCTGGATTCGACCACCTGCGGAGTTGCGCACCAGTGGCAGGAGGAGCCCTACGTCGCTCCGGACGGCGAGAGTCTCGCCGCCGTGGTCCGCCTGGAAGACGACACGTTTTCCATGTGCGTAAACGGCAAAACCTGGGAGTCCGCTTTTGAAAAATTGTGGAAGCCCGGATTCTCCCCTGACGGACGCCTTGTGGTCATCGCCCAGCAGGACGGCGAATGGACTCTGGCCGTGGACGGAGAGCCTTGGGAGGAATTCTACGCGTATCTCTGGCATCCCTGCTTTTCAGCGGACGGCTCGGTCATCGCCGCGGCCATCCAGAACGACGGTCAATACGGCATGAGCGTGAACGGCGCGGTCTGGGCGAACCTGTTCGACAACGCCAACGAGTACGCCGTCAGCGCCGACGGGCAAGGCACGGCCGCCGTGATCCAGACCGAGGCCATGGCCGCCGCGGACCTGGTCGCCTTCCGTCGCGGGGTCTACACCGTGGCCGTGAACGGGGAGGCCTGGAAAAAAACGTTCATGAACGTCTGGACCCCGACCTTCGATTCCCAGGGCCGGAAAGTGGCCGCCCAGGTTCGCCTGAACCTTTATGAATACTCCATTGCCGTGGACGACGCGGTCTGGGGGCAAACCTACAACTGCGTTTGGGAACCACGCTTCAACCCGGCCACCGGCGCGGTGGTCGCCCCGGTGCGCATCGCCGGAGCCTGGGGCATGGCCCAGGACGGCAAGACCATCTGGGAACCGAACTTTTTTCAGTGCTGGCACCAGCAGTTCAGCGCGGACGGCAAAACCCTGGCCGCCATCGTGGCTCCCACCTTCGGCGCGTTCACCGTGGCCGTGAACGCCAAGCCCTGGTCCGCCACGTTTCCCGTTCTCTTGGATCTGACCCTGTCCGCGGACGGCAAACGGGCCGCGGTCCTGGCCAACAACAACAATATCGACTGGCGGATAGTCGTGGACGGCAGCCCATGGAGCGGAACCTACGACATGGCCTGGAAGCCGGTCTTCAGCGCCGACGGAACCCATGTCGCCGCCAAGGTGGAAAAAGCGGGCCGACATGCCGTGTTCGTGGACGGCAAGGCCTACAAGCGGGACTTTGACCGCGTCTGGGCCCCCGTCTTCAGCCCCGACGGCTCCAAGGTGCTCATCCGGGCCGTGGACAAGGGCGCGTTCGTGCGCATCGTCGCCACACTTTCGGACTTCTCGTCAAGGGGGTAG
- a CDS encoding response regulator: MAKKILIVDDDPEILDYLSELFEDNGYQTVTAINGVEGLDKVRAEQPDLITLDMDMPEKGGTNFYAGLRKDQAIRDIPVIVVSGVGPRPPVLTKDVPTISKPIDNAKLLQLVAEMVQ, encoded by the coding sequence GTGGCCAAGAAAATTCTGATTGTCGACGACGACCCGGAAATTCTGGACTATCTGAGCGAACTCTTCGAGGATAACGGCTACCAGACCGTAACCGCCATCAACGGCGTCGAAGGGTTGGACAAAGTCCGCGCCGAGCAGCCGGACCTGATTACCCTGGACATGGACATGCCCGAAAAGGGCGGAACCAATTTCTATGCCGGACTGCGCAAAGACCAGGCAATCCGGGATATCCCGGTGATCGTGGTCAGCGGCGTGGGTCCGCGCCCGCCGGTGCTGACCAAGGACGTCCCGACCATCTCCAAGCCCATCGACAACGCCAAGCTGCTCCAGCTTGTCGCCGAGATGGTTCAGTAA
- a CDS encoding RrF2 family transcriptional regulator, which yields MQLSSRTRHGARLLMNLAHFSQKGPLRASHISNNIGISVKYLEKIIKPLRQAGLIKGLRGPGGGYFLGRAPEDITLGEIVQALDGGPHLSCCADPDACLPSDFCGSPALWADLTSTLQGKLNSITLSGMMRQDSIFKSAPAARKTKADVHRRDTAQAA from the coding sequence ATGCAACTCTCCTCGCGAACACGCCATGGCGCACGCCTGCTGATGAATCTGGCCCACTTTTCCCAAAAAGGCCCTCTCCGGGCGAGCCACATCTCCAATAATATCGGAATCTCCGTCAAATATCTGGAAAAAATCATCAAGCCCTTGCGCCAAGCCGGATTGATCAAGGGATTGCGCGGCCCGGGCGGCGGTTACTTTCTCGGTCGGGCTCCCGAAGACATTACGCTCGGTGAAATTGTCCAGGCCTTAGACGGCGGGCCGCACTTGTCCTGCTGCGCCGACCCGGACGCCTGCTTGCCATCGGATTTCTGCGGCTCCCCAGCCCTTTGGGCCGACCTTACCAGCACGCTCCAAGGCAAGCTGAACTCCATCACCCTGAGCGGGATGATGCGCCAGGATTCCATTTTCAAATCCGCGCCGGCGGCACGGAAAACCAAGGCGGACGTGCACCGACGCGACACGGCCCAAGCGGCCTGA
- a CDS encoding RrF2 family transcriptional regulator, giving the protein MKLSARSRYATRILLDLAEHTEDRPLCASAISESTDISVPFIEQILRPLKKAGYIKSVRGAYGGHIFLKEPSCITLGDIVRAMEGEINISQCCSTPESCERSGDCRTRFAWGHISRTIERELDAITLADLMFNPEQIAVKSGTSSPPRVHCPEDAQPN; this is encoded by the coding sequence ATGAAACTGTCCGCCCGCTCACGCTATGCCACCCGCATCCTGCTCGACTTGGCCGAGCACACCGAGGACAGGCCGCTATGTGCGTCCGCGATCTCCGAAAGCACGGACATTTCAGTGCCGTTCATCGAGCAAATTCTCCGCCCCCTGAAAAAAGCCGGGTATATCAAAAGCGTTCGCGGGGCCTACGGGGGGCATATCTTTCTCAAGGAACCTTCCTGCATCACCCTCGGCGACATCGTGCGCGCCATGGAAGGCGAAATCAACATCAGCCAGTGCTGTTCGACCCCGGAGTCCTGCGAGCGCAGCGGCGATTGCCGCACCCGGTTTGCCTGGGGCCATATATCGCGGACCATCGAGCGTGAACTGGACGCCATTACCTTGGCGGACCTGATGTTCAATCCGGAACAGATCGCCGTAAAGTCCGGGACGTCTTCCCCACCTCGAGTTCACTGTCCTGAGGACGCCCAACCGAACTGA